The DNA segment TTTGTTCTAGTTTCGAAAAATTATGTTTTTAGGGCTTACAGCGGATCAATCGCTCGATTTGGGAATTTTCGATTgtcatttataattttttgttggCCGATGGTGGAATTTTGTGCATTCTGGAAGTATAAAGCGCTAAAGGCTTAGTGCTTGACTTCTgcgcttaatttttttttgagataaAGCTACTAAAATAGGcctatatttgtgctattttggtacttatccttttttttgtttaattttcacCTTTTTTTAATTGCTATTTTTTTCATCGAACAAGTGATGTCTCTTTGAATGTCAGTGAAATGCGTGATAGAGGCACTAGGATTGATATGTTAATTGAGACACTCTGTTACTCGTTAGTGTTCTGTTTTATAGTATCAGTCAgagatttatgttttattttattttttttatttctggtAATGCAGTGTCCTAAGTTTTAATTACTGAATCATGATTTCTGTATTTCAGGTTGATTTACGCAGCAACTGTAAAAGATAAAAGTAAGTAGAGCATGAGTACTCAGACTCAGGGTGTGAGGAGCCCTCCTTTGAGGGGATATAGGAGGAGGAAGACAATGCTAGACTTAAATGTGCCACCAAGTGAAACTAGAGATCAGGAAGGAAGTTCTGCTCCGAATGTGCCTCCGGGTATGCAACCTAGCCAACTAGGACAGTCTGTACCACCACCGATGATTGATGTTGAAGcttttgatgatgatgatgttaTTGAATCATCGCCAAGGGCTTTTGCTGAAGTATGCTCTCTTTCTCTCATGCTTTAATATAGTCCTTATTTCAAATGAAAATTCTTGATTTTGTTTAGTTTCATTCTAGGCTAAGAGCAATGCTCGAAGAAACAATGGGCAAAGGAATCACGTTCAGAGAGCTCAGGGGAGTTCTGTTGTAGTTGATGTTGATTCAGGTAGTTTAATGTTTCCTTAACATCTTTTAAATTCTGATCAAGTCCTAGTATGCATATCACACTTTGCATTTAGATACCTGTGGGCTATGGGTTGTGGCTCAGTTGGCAACTCAAACTGAGTTTGTGGAAAGAGCTCTTGGTTTCAATCCCCACTAAACATATCCATAGGTTGAGGAACCATAATTGTGACTAGCCTTGAGCAGAATTGCCTCAAAGAGGTTACATCTGGTGCACATTAAAAAATGTTATTGTGTTGAGATCTTATGACATTGATTAGCAGTACTATTGTTTCACTTTCTTTGGCTACTGAATTGTCCATATTGTGCATTGCAGGGCGAACAACTAGGTTAGCTTATAATAACCAAAACAAGCGTAGAAGAATTTCATCAAACCAAACAGTTATCAATTGTGATCAATATGTAAATTTGGAAAGCAGTAGCAGCT comes from the Euphorbia lathyris chromosome 5, ddEupLath1.1, whole genome shotgun sequence genome and includes:
- the LOC136231286 gene encoding uncharacterized protein, yielding MSTQTQGVRSPPLRGYRRRKTMLDLNVPPSETRDQEGSSAPNVPPGMQPSQLGQSVPPPMIDVEAFDDDDVIESSPRAFAEAKSNARRNNGQRNHVQRAQGSSVVVDVDSGRTTRLAYNNQNKRRRISSNQTVINCDQYVNLESSSSSTRDEVRAPLPPPPPPPPKEPTFNCPICMSPFTEETSTKCGHIFCKNCIKSAIKVQPKCPTCRKKVTAKELIRVFLPATSSL